From one Perca flavescens isolate YP-PL-M2 chromosome 19, PFLA_1.0, whole genome shotgun sequence genomic stretch:
- the tkfc gene encoding triokinase/FMN cyclase, which produces MQEEPEGTFALHPVSFLQILADLTGFNSGGACCCRKGKEAREVQMEPKKKLINSVDSCVDEALCGLVRASGGLSLLKGHRVVLRSDLDNLTGKVALLSGGGSGHEPAHGGYLGAGMLSAAVAGGVFASPPPASILAAILCLHHAGVSGVLLIVKNYTGDRLNFGLAAEQARNHGVAVDMVIVAEDCAFDQPSKAGRRGLCGTIFIHKLAGALAEEGCPLDQIVSKVTEVLKGIGTLGVSLSPCSVPGCLPSFDLPPGDMELGLGIHGEPGIKRLKVASADELVKTMIDHITNPDSQSHLPLKSGDSVVVCVNNLGALSCLEMAVVTGAAIICLENRGVVVARVMSGTFMTSLEMAGVSLTLMRADQETLRLFDAKTSAPAWPNLSSVCVSGRSCIIEPQAVSPGPQADTHSEGPLSPVMRKALERVCSTLLEKQEELNSLDRAAGDGDCGNTHAQAAKAIREWLQDHVVPGCPGQLLSVLAGLVQEKMGGSSGALYSLFLTAAAARVTEGQNNAVAWASAMHAGTQAMRRYGGADPGDRTMLDALCPAVDELMKLTTAPPGEQMAVLQTAVQKASSGAESTRNLTAMAGRASYIAAERVTLPDPGAVAVAAILRAVLEGLK; this is translated from the exons ATGCAGGAGGAACCGGAGG GAACATTCGCGTTACATCCGGTGTCATTCTTGCAAATTCTGGCTGATTTAACCGGATTTAATTCTGGTGGAGCCTGCTGCTGTCGGAAAGGCAAAGAAGCAAGAGAAGTCCAAATGGAG CCTAAAAAGAAGTTGATAAACTCAGTGGACAGCTGTGTGGACGAGGCTCTCTGTGGCCTGGTGAGGGCCAGTGGGGGCCTGTCTCTGCTGAAGGGCCACAGAGTTGTGCTTCGGTCCGACCTGGACAACCTGACGGGCAAAGTGGCCCTGCTGTCCGGAGGGGGGTCGGGACACGAGCCGGCACACGGGG GTTATCTCGGTGCAGGTATGCTGTCAGCTGCTGTAGCTGGAGGAGTGTTTGCTTCTCCACCTCCTGCCAGCATCCTGGCTGCCATTCTCTGCTTGCATCATGCAG GAGTCTCCGGAGTCCTTCTCATTGTGAAGAACTACACCGGCGACCGCCTCAACTTTGGATTGGCTGCAGAACAGGCCCGTAACCACGGCGTCGCTGTTGACATGGTGATAGTTGCCGAGGACTGCGCCTTTGACCAACCCAGTAAGGCCGGCAGGAGAGGCTTGTGTGGCACCATCTTCATTCACAAg CTGGCAGGTGCCTTAGCAGAAGAAGGCTGCCCATTGGACCAGATTGTTTCCAAGGTGACGGAGGTTTTAAAGGGAATCG GTACGCTGGGGGTGAGTCTGTCCCCGTGCAGCGTTCCGGGCTGCCTGCCTTCTTTCGACCTGCCGCCAGGAGACATGGAGCTGGGACTGG GGATCCACGGTGAGCCTGGAATCAAAAGGTTAAAG GTGGCATCTGCAGATGAGTTGGTGAAGACCATGATAGATCACATAACCAACCCTGACAGCCAATCGCATCTGCCTCTGAAATCAG GAGACAgcgtggttgtgtgtgtgaacaaCCTCGGAGCTCTGTCTTGTCTGGAGATGGCTGTGGTTACTGGAGCGGCCATCATCTGTCTGG AGAATCGGGGCGTGGTGGTTGCCAGGGTGATGTCGGGGACGTTCATGACATCGCTGGAGATGGCGGGAGTGTCGTTGACCCTGATGAGGGCCGACCAGGAAACACTGAGACTGTTTG ATGCTAAGACCAGCGCCCCCGCCTGGCCAAACCTCAGCAGTGTATGTGTAAGCGGACGCAGCTGCATCATAGAGCCTCAAGCCGTGAGCCCAGGAccacaagcagacacacactctgaaG GGCCGCTGAGTCCTGTGATGCGTAAAGCGTTGGAGAGGGTTTGTTCCACGCTGTTGGAAAAGCAGGAAGAACTCAACTCCCTGGACCGTGCTGCAGGGGACGGAGACTGTGGGAACACTCATGCACAGGCTGCTAAAG CCATTCGGGAGTGGCTCCAGGACCATGTGGTCCCCGGTTGCCCCGGCCAACTGTTATCAGTCCTCGCTGGATTGGTGCAAGAGAAGATGGGCGGGTCTTCAGGAGCG ctgtACAGTCTGTTCCTGACTGCAGCCGCTGCTCGCGTGACTGAGGGGCAGAACAACGCTGTGGCCTGGGCGAGCgcaatgcatgctgggacacAGGCGATGAGGAG GTATGGTGGTGCTGACCCTGGAGACAGAACGATG TTGGATGCATTGTGTCCTGCTGTGGACGAGCTGATGAAGCTCACAACAGCGCCGCCTGGTGAACAGATGGCTGTACTTCAGACTGCTGTACAG AAAGCGTCCTCGGGGGCAGAGTCGACCCGTAACCTCACAGCGATGGCGGGGCGAGCCAGCTACATCGCGGCCGAGCGGGTCACCCTGCCCGACCCCGGCGCCGTGGCTGTAGCCGCCATCCTGAGAGCCGTGCTGGAAGGGCTGAAGTAA